A stretch of Cicer arietinum cultivar CDC Frontier isolate Library 1 chromosome 5, Cicar.CDCFrontier_v2.0, whole genome shotgun sequence DNA encodes these proteins:
- the LOC101493536 gene encoding NAD(P)H-dependent 6'-deoxychalcone synthase-like, giving the protein MTAPKVPEVVLSSSSGQRKMPVIGLGTAPGSISKGTTKDAVLEAIKQGYRHFDAAAAYGVEQSVGEAISEALKLGLISSRDELFVTSKLWVTDNHPELIVPALKKSLRTLQLEYLDLILIHWPITTKPGEVKYPIEVSEIVEFDMKGVWTSLEECQKLGLTKAIGASNFSIKKLEKLLSFATIPPAVNQVEVNLGWQQQKLRAFCKEKGIIVTAFSPLRKGASKGANLVMDNDILKELADAHGKTIAQICLRWLYEQGLTFVVKSYDKERMNQNLQIFDWSLTEDDYKKISEIHQERLIKGLTKPLLDDLWDEE; this is encoded by the exons ATGACTGCACCTAAAGTCCCTGAAGTAGTTCTCTCCTCCTCCTCGGGACAGAGGAAAATGCCGGTGATTGGCCTCGGCACCGCTCCGGGATCAATCAGTAAGGGTACCACAAAAGATGCTGTCCTTGAAGCCATCAAACAAGGTTATAGACATTTTGATGCTGCTGCTGCATATGGTGTTGAACAATCTGTTGGAGAAGCCATTTCAGAAGCACTTAAACTTGGACTCATTTCATCTAGAGATGAACTTTTTGTTACTTCTAAATTGTGGGTCACTGATAACCATCCTGAACTCATTGTTCCTGCTCTAAAGAAATCTCTCAG GACTCTTCAATTAGAATACTTAGACCTCATTCTCATCCATTGGCCTATTACTACAAAACCAGGTGAAGTTAAATACCCTATTGAAGTGTCAGAGATTGTTGAATTTGACATGAAAGGTGTGTGGACATCATTGGAAGAATGTCAAAAACTTGGTCTCACCAAAGCAATTGGAGCTAGCAATTTCTCTATCAAGAAACTTGAAAAATTGCTGTCCTTTGCAACCATCCCTCCTGCAGTGAATCAA GTGGAAGTCAACCTTGGATGGCAACAACAGAAACTTAGAGCTTTCTGCAAGGAAAAGGGTATAATTGTAACTGCATTCTCACCCCTCAGAAAGGGTGCTAGCAAGGGAGCTAATTTAGTTATGGACAATGATATACTCAAAGAATTGGCTGATGCTCATGGCAAGACTATAGCTCag ATTTGTCTCAGATGGTTATATGAACAAGGATTGACTTTTGTGGTTAAGAGCTATGACAAGGAGAGGATGAATCAAAACTTGCAAATATTTGATTGGTCATTGACCGAAGATGATTACAAGAAAATAAGTGAAATTCACCAGGAGAGACTCATCAAAGGACTAACCAAgcctcttcttgatgatctATGGGATGAAGAATGA
- the LOC101493855 gene encoding NAD(P)H-dependent 6'-deoxychalcone synthase encodes MTAPKVPEVVLSSSSGQRKMPVIGLGTAPEAISKVTTKDAVLEAIKQGYRHFDAAAAYGVEQSVGEAISEALKLGLISSRDELFVTSKLWVTDNHPELIVPALKKSLRTLQLEYLDLILIHWPITTKPGEVKYPIEVSEIVEFDMKGVWTSLEECQKLGLTKAIGASNFSIKKLEKLLSFATIPPAVNQVEVNLGWQQQKLRAFCKEKGIIVTAFSPLRKGASRGANLVMDNDILKELADAHGKTIAQICLRWLYEQGLTFVVKSYDKERMNQNLQIFDWSLTKDDYKKISEIHQERLIKGPTKPLLDDLWDEE; translated from the exons ATGACTGCACCTAAAGTCCCTGAAGTAGTTCTCTCCTCCTCCTCAGGACAGAGGAAAATGCCGGTGATTGGCCTCGGCACCGCACCGGAAGCAATCAGTAAGGTTACCACAAAAGATGCTGTCCTTGAAGCCATCAAACAAGGTTATAGACATTTTGATGCTGCTGCTGCATATGGTGTTGAACAATCTGTTGGAGAAGCCATTTCAGAAGCACTTAAACTTGGACTCATTTCATCTAGAGATGAACTTTTTGTTACTTCTAAATTGTGGGTTACTGATAACCATCCTGAACTCATTGTTCCTGCTCTAAAGAAATCTCTCAG GACTCTTCAATTAGAATACTTAGACCTCATTCTCATCCATTGGCCTATTACTACAAAACCAGGTGAAGTTAAATACCCTATTGAAGTGTCAGAGATTGTTGAATTTGACATGAAAGGTGTGTGGACATCATTGGAAGAATGTCAAAAACTTGGTCTCACCAAAGCAATTGGAGCTAGCAATTTCTCTATCAAGAAACTTGAAAAATTGTTGTCATTTGCAACCATCCCTCCTGCAGTGAATCAA GTGGAAGTCAACCTTGGATGGCAACAACAGAAACTTAGAGCTTTCTGCAAGGAAAAGGGTATAATTGTAACTGCATTCTCACCCCTCAGAAAGGGTGCTAGCAGGGGAGCTAATTTAGTTATGGACAATGATATACTCAAAGAATTGGCTGATGCTCATGGCAAGACTATAGCTCag ATTTGTCTCAGATGGTTATATGAACAAGGATTGACTTTTGTGGTTAAGAGCTATGACAAGGAGAGGATGAATCAAAACTTGCAAATATTTGATTGGTCATTGACCAAAGATGATTACAAGAAAATAAGTGAAATTCACCAGGAGAGACTCATCAAAGGACCAACCAAgcctcttcttgatgatctATGGGATGAAGAATGA
- the LOC101494184 gene encoding uncharacterized protein produces MNCSVSGVSGLDNFDAKKFGTFSTDQQTREFMMNRFLPAAKAMTIQPSQYSSKKQSVVLVEQQLRDINKLVQNAKKPLVNKHTTDIIPYTGQVQDDESEDEGDVYDNDNSASMLSKGCGLLPNLHIRNSLSLLNPVAGIKMKNQGPLISASEVGKTNKSSHIRSFSPVPAVKKAWEAIHKNKSSNEVAPLEIESNRFGFSDELPGRLSPFRRSRAAAAGISPCRSKPQSPFQGVKLLGDAKETEINKSGNLKFYSTGLGKVQGVPNQGAKRSSYLGSLAIEKTLYIDIISCLI; encoded by the exons ATGAATTGCAGTGTGAGTGGTGTTAGTGGATTAGATAATTTTGATGCGAAGAAGTTTGGAACATTTTCTACAGATCAACAAACAAGAGAATTCATGATGAATCGGTTTTTGCCGGCTGCAAAGGCTATGACAATACAACCTTCtcaatattcttcaaaaaagcAATCTGTAGTACTAGTGGAACAACAGCTTAGAGATATTAACAAATTGGTTCAGAATGCAAAGAAGCCCCTGGTTAATAAACACACCACTGATATTATACCATATACTGGTCAAGTTCAAGACGATGAAAGTGAAGATGAAGGTGATGTTTATGACAATGACAATTCTGCGAGTATGTTGAGTAAAGGATGTGGTTTGTTACCTAATTTACATATTAGGAATTCATTGTCCTTGTTAAATCCTGTGGCTGGAATTAAAATGAAGAACCAAGGTCCCTTGATTTCTGCTTCTGAGGTTGGAAAAACTAACAAAAGCTCTCATATTAGATCTTTTAGTCCAGTTCCAGCAGTAAAGAAG GCTTGGGAAGCAATTCACAAGAACAAGTCAAGCAATGAAGTTGCACCACTTGAGATTGAATCAAACAGGTTTGGTTTTTCGGACGAGCTTCCAGGTAGACTCTCTCCCTTTCGGCGTTCACGAGCTGCTGCTGCAGGCATATCTCCCTGCAGAAGTAAACCACAATCTCCATTTCAGGGCGTGAAGTTGCTCGGTGATGCTAAAGAAACTGAAATCAATAAATCAGGCAATTTGAAATTCTACAGCACTGGACTTGGTAAAGTACAAGGGGTTCCAAACCAAGGAGCCAAAAGAAGTTCATATTTAGGAAGTTTGGCAATTGAAAAGACATTGTATATAGACATTatatcatgtttgatttga